One Nicotiana sylvestris chromosome 12, ASM39365v2, whole genome shotgun sequence genomic window carries:
- the LOC138883896 gene encoding uncharacterized protein codes for MDPLKYIFQKPMPWGRLAKWKIMLTEFDIVYVTCTTMKAQPLADHLAENSVDDKYQPLSTYFLDKEVNSVDVIPEDTNARKMFFDGAVNAKVEMDVEELLIIGDSDLIIRQAQGKWETREIKLISYWQHVEDLSKRFKSIEFKYIPRFHNELADALATLASMLPYPGNVHIDPLEIQIRERHGYCNAVEIELNVQPWHHDIKRFLKIKEYPEQASGDQREPLEGSPATSS; via the exons atggatcctctgaagtacatattccaaaaaccAATGCCCtggggaaggttagcaaaatggaaaATCATGCTCactgagtttgacattgtctatgtcacTTGCACGACGATGAAAGCTCAACCCTTGGCAGATCATCTAGCTGAGAACTCGGTTGATGATAAATACCAACCCCTGAGTACTTACTTTCTTGATaaggaagtaaattcagttgatGTAATTCCAGAGGACACCAATGCtaggaaaatgttctttgatggagctgtaaaTGCAAAAG TTGAAATggatgtggaagaattgttaatcataggagattctgacttgattattCGACAAGCTCAAGGTAAATGGGAAACTCGAGAAATAAAGCTTATCTCATActggcaacatgtggaagatcttagcaaacGGTTCAAGTCCATCGAGTTTAAGTATATTCCTCGATTCCACAATGAGTTAGCTGATGCACTAGCTACTTTGGCCTCAATGCTGCCGTATCCGGGCAATGTCCATATTGACCCGCTGGAAATCCAAATTCGAGAAAGACATGGTTATTGCAATGCAGTTGAAATAGAACTAAATGTTCAACCATGGCATCATGATattaaaagatttttgaaaataaaggaatatcccgagcaagctagtggagaccaaagagaaccattagaaggctcaCCAGCAACTTCTTCTTGA
- the LOC138883895 gene encoding uncharacterized protein, which produces MISAPATPPPRGGGQTGRGRPRGGGQARRGQPATTQSGGGQLAGAPARFYALLARPDALASDAVIISIISVGGRDASVLFDPGSTYSYVSSLFARFLVISPEPLGTPIYVSTLVGDYVVVDRICQSCVVTLCGFETRVDLMLLDIIDFEIILGMDWLSLYHIVLDFHAKTITLVIPGLPGLEWKGSTVVTSSQVISFLKARHMVEKGCLAYLAYVLDTTTESSMIDLVPIVRVFDDVFPSYLPSMPPDRDIDFCIDLASDTQPVSTPPYCMAPKELKE; this is translated from the coding sequence atgatttcagcaccaGCTACCCcgccacctagaggtggagggcagactggtaggggccgtcctagaggtggaggacaGGCAAGGAGAGGGCAACCAGCTACtactcagtcaggtggaggccaacTAGCCGGCGCTCCGGCCAGATTTTATGCCCTTCTGGccaggccagatgcattggcctcagatgccgtcatCATAAGTATTATTTCCGTCGgtggtagagatgcttcggtattatttgatccagggtctacttattcatatgtatcatctctgtttgctcgtttcttggttatttctcctgagcctttgggcactcctatttatgtgtctactctTGTAGGTGATtatgtggttgtggatcggatctgcCAGTCATGTGTGGTCACACTCTGTGGTTTTGAAACTAGAGTAGATCTCATGTTGCTTGATATAATCGATTTTGAGatcatcctaggcatggattggttatctctgtatCACATCGTCCTAGATttccatgccaagactattactTTAGTGATACCAGGTTTGCcagggttggagtggaagggttccacagttgtTACGTCTAGCCAGGTTAtttctttcctgaaggctcgtcatatggtcgagaaagggtgtctagcttatctagcttatgttctgGACACCACCACAGAGTCTTCAATGATTGATTTAGTTCCAATAGTTCGAGTGTTTgacgatgtgtttccttcttatCTTCCtagcatgccaccagatcgtgatattgatttctgtattgatttggcttcaGACACCCAGCCTGTATCAACCCCACCGTACtgtatggctccgaaagagttaaaggagtag